In Geitlerinema sp. PCC 9228, a single genomic region encodes these proteins:
- a CDS encoding DUF2892 domain-containing protein, producing MFANVGISDRIVRLLLAGGLFYLGFGVYENSALGIGLDVVGGILALTAIIGFCGLYRLLGISTNKTKAS from the coding sequence ATGTTTGCCAATGTAGGAATCAGCGATCGCATTGTGCGCCTACTGCTAGCCGGAGGTTTGTTCTACCTCGGATTTGGCGTATACGAAAATTCTGCCCTCGGAATCGGCTTGGATGTTGTTGGTGGCATTTTGGCTCTAACAGCCATCATTGGATTCTGCGGTCTGTATCGTCTGCTGGGGATTAGTACTAACAAAACCAAAGCCAGCTAG
- the petC gene encoding cytochrome b6-f complex iron-sulfur subunit: MAENFSYQPSQSVPVSRRQFLNFLTGATVAATAGAALYPTAKYFYPPSEGRADGRIIAKDKLGNPVPASQITEKGPGTRALVSGLAGEPTYLTVKEDGTLSDMAIVNNCTHLGCTFPWNEVDEQFQCPCHGSRFDAEGRVIRGPADRPLKISHVRVDDDETIWLIPWTETDPRTGKKPWWV; the protein is encoded by the coding sequence ATGGCGGAAAATTTTTCTTACCAACCAAGTCAATCGGTTCCTGTTTCTCGACGCCAGTTTCTCAATTTCTTAACTGGTGCCACGGTAGCTGCTACCGCAGGAGCTGCCCTTTATCCCACAGCCAAATACTTCTATCCTCCATCTGAAGGCAGGGCAGATGGCAGGATTATTGCCAAAGACAAACTCGGTAACCCCGTTCCCGCATCGCAAATTACCGAAAAAGGTCCGGGAACGCGAGCGTTGGTTTCTGGTCTTGCGGGGGAACCTACGTACCTCACCGTTAAAGAAGACGGTACCCTCAGCGACATGGCGATTGTTAACAACTGCACGCACTTAGGTTGTACCTTCCCCTGGAACGAAGTTGACGAACAGTTCCAATGTCCCTGCCACGGCTCTCGCTTTGATGCCGAAGGTCGCGTGATTCGAGGACCGGCAGATCGTCCTCTGAAAATTTCCCACGTACGGGTGGATGACGATGAGACGATTTGGTTGATTCCTTGGACGGAAACCGATCCTCGTACTGGCAAAAAACCCTGGTGGGTCTAA
- a CDS encoding rhodanese-like domain-containing protein, giving the protein MTTASANASYREISPKKLATMHKKPLVLDVRSGMEYKGGHVPGAVNLSLPRLMLGMMPLFRWMLPKWFRDLPKDQPIAVMCLTSHRSPIAARQLVNSGFQKVWNVSGGMMKWQQLGLDVEK; this is encoded by the coding sequence ATGACGACCGCATCTGCGAACGCTTCCTATCGCGAAATTTCTCCCAAAAAGCTGGCAACCATGCACAAGAAACCCCTGGTTTTGGACGTACGTAGCGGTATGGAATACAAAGGCGGACACGTACCGGGGGCGGTGAATTTAAGTTTGCCACGCCTCATGTTGGGGATGATGCCTCTGTTTCGGTGGATGCTTCCCAAATGGTTCCGCGACCTTCCCAAGGACCAACCTATTGCTGTCATGTGCCTCACTTCCCACCGCAGTCCCATTGCTGCCCGGCAATTGGTCAATTCTGGATTTCAGAAGGTCTGGAATGTCTCTGGCGGCATGATGAAATGGCAACAGTTGGGATTGGATGTGGAGAAGTAG
- a CDS encoding DUF302 domain-containing protein — translation MSYYFSKVLPTSFDEALQKVTDALTEKGMGVMTEIDVDKAFKKKLDVDFRRYKILGACHAPTAYKILQADDKGGALFPCNVVVQELEPGRVEVSAVNPTAMFQPIDHPDAKQVAAEAAEMVRSVIDSLA, via the coding sequence ATGAGCTATTACTTTAGCAAAGTTTTGCCAACTTCTTTTGACGAGGCACTGCAAAAAGTCACCGACGCCCTCACTGAAAAAGGCATGGGGGTCATGACCGAAATTGATGTAGACAAGGCTTTCAAAAAGAAACTCGACGTTGACTTTCGTCGGTACAAGATTTTGGGCGCTTGCCACGCACCCACTGCCTACAAAATTTTGCAAGCTGACGACAAAGGGGGCGCGCTATTTCCCTGCAACGTAGTGGTTCAAGAACTCGAACCAGGTCGCGTTGAAGTTTCTGCGGTTAACCCGACAGCAATGTTCCAACCCATCGACCATCCAGACGCCAAGCAAGTAGCTGCCGAAGCCGCGGAAATGGTGCGTTCGGTCATTGACAGCCTGGCATAG
- a CDS encoding 2,3-bisphosphoglycerate-dependent phosphoglycerate mutase, which yields MAQLILIRHGQSTWNAANKFTGWVDVPLNKVGRAQAMEAAKKLESYYVDVCFTSLLVRAIETAVICLTECDSLCQGKSPVIKHEGDDPHWHGWDKYEGNPKEELPVFPSVALDERYYGDLQGLNKAATAEKYGKDVVYEWRRSFSIKPPGGESLEDTTKRTLPFFQTRIMNHIKMGDNVLVSAHGNSLRAIMMDLDQLTPEEVPGLELATGVPIIYDFDESGQVTGKKILE from the coding sequence ATGGCTCAGTTAATTCTCATTCGTCACGGTCAGAGCACTTGGAACGCTGCCAATAAATTTACCGGTTGGGTAGACGTACCTTTAAACAAAGTAGGACGCGCCCAAGCCATGGAAGCAGCGAAAAAACTAGAATCCTACTATGTAGACGTCTGCTTTACCAGCTTGTTGGTGCGTGCCATTGAAACCGCCGTGATTTGCCTGACAGAATGCGATTCTCTCTGCCAAGGCAAAAGTCCGGTTATCAAACACGAAGGCGACGACCCCCACTGGCATGGTTGGGATAAATACGAAGGCAATCCCAAAGAAGAATTGCCCGTTTTTCCCAGCGTGGCGTTAGACGAACGCTACTACGGGGATTTGCAGGGGTTGAACAAAGCGGCTACCGCCGAAAAATACGGCAAAGATGTGGTTTACGAATGGCGGCGGTCGTTTTCCATCAAGCCGCCGGGTGGGGAAAGTTTGGAAGATACTACCAAGCGAACCCTCCCCTTTTTTCAAACCCGGATTATGAACCACATCAAGATGGGGGATAATGTTCTGGTTTCGGCCCACGGCAATTCCCTGCGGGCGATTATGATGGATCTGGACCAACTCACGCCAGAGGAAGTACCGGGGTTGGAACTGGCTACTGGCGTGCCGATAATTTACGATTTTGATGAGTCGGGGCAGGTTACTGGCAAGAAAATTTTGGAGTAA